Proteins encoded by one window of Macaca fascicularis isolate 582-1 chromosome 10, T2T-MFA8v1.1:
- the GDF5 gene encoding growth/differentiation factor 5 codes for MRLPKLLTFLLWYLAWLDLEFICTVLGAPDWGQKAQGTRPGLAKAEAKERPPLARNVFRPGGHSYGGGAANARAKGGTGHTGGLTQPKKDEPKKLPPRPGGPEPKPGHPPQTRQATARTVTPKGQLPGGKVPPKAGSVPSSFLLKKAREPGSPREPKEPFRPPPITPHEYMLSLYRTLSDADRKGGNSSVKLEAGLANTITSFIDKGQDDRGPVVRKQRYVFDISALEKDGLLGAELRILRKKPSDTAKSAAPVGGRAAQLKLSSCPSGRQPAALLDVRSVPGLDGSGWEVFDIWKLFRNFKNSAQLCLELEAWERGRAVDLRGLGFDRAARQVHEKALFLVFGRTKKRDLFFNEIKARSGQDDKTVYEYLFSQRRKRRAPLATRQGKRPSKNLKARCSRKALHVNFKDMGWDDWIIAPLEYEAFHCEGLCEFPLRSHLEPTNHAVIQTLMNSMDPESTPPTCCVPTRLSPISILFIDSANNVVYKQYEDMVVESCGCR; via the exons ATGAGACTCCCCAAACTCCTCACTTTCTTGCTTTGGTACCTGGCTTGGCTGGACCTGGAATTCATCTGCACTGTGTTGGGTGCCCCTGACTGGGGCCAGAAAGCCCAGGGGACCAGGCCAGGATTGGCCAAAGCAGAGGCCAAGGAGAGGCCCCCCCTGGCCCGGAACGTCTTCAGGCCAGGGGGTCACAGCTATGGTGGGGGGGCCGCCAATGCCAGGGCAAAGGGAGGCACCGGGCACACAGGAGGCCTGACACAGCCCAAAAAGGATGAACCCAAAAAGCTGCCCCCCAGACCGGGTGGCCCTGAACCCAAGCCAGGACACCCTCCCCAAACAAGGCAGGCTACAGCCCGGACTGTGACCCCAAAAGGACAGCTTCCCGGGGGCAAGGTACCCCCAAAAGCAGGATCTGTCCCCAGCTCCTTCCTGCTGAAGAAGGCCAGGGAGCCCGGGTCCCCGCGAGAGCCCAAGGAGCCGTTCCGCCCGCCCCCCATCACACCCCACGAGTACATGCTCTCGCTGTACAGGACGCTGTCCGATGCTGACAGAAAGGGAGGCAACAGCAGCGTGAAGTTGGAGGCTGGCCTGGCCAACACCATCACCAGCTTTATTGACAAAGGGCAAG ATGACCGAGGTCCCGTGGTCAGGAAGCAGAGGTACGTGTTTGACATTAGTGCCCTGGAGAAGGATGGGCTGCTGGGGGCCGAGCTGCGGATCTTGCGGAAGAAACCCTCGGACACGGCCAAGTCAGCGGCCCCCGTAGGCGGGCGGGCTGCCCAGCTGAAGCTGTCCAGCTGCCCCAGCGGCCGGCAGCCGGCCGCCTTGCTGGATGTGCGCTCCGTGCCAGGCCTGGACGGATCTGGCTGGGAGGTGTTCGACATCTGGAAGCTCTTCCGAAACTTTAAGAACTCGGCCCAGCTGTGCCTGGAGCTGGAGGCCTGGGAACGGGGCCGGGCCGTCGACCTCCGTGGCCTGGGCTTCGACCGTGCCGCCCGGCAGGTCCACGAGAAGGCCCTGTTCCTGGTGTTTGGCCGCACCAAGAAACGGGACCTGTTCTTTAATGAGATTAAGGCCCGATCTGGCCAGGACGATAAGACAGTGTATGAGTACCTGTTCAGCCAGAGGCGAAAACGGCGGGCCCCACTGGCCACTCGCCAGGGCAAGCGACCCAGCAAGAACCTTAAGGCTCGGTGCAGTCGGAAGGCACTGCATGTCAACTTCAAGGACATGGGCTGGGACGACTGGATCATCGCACCCCTTGAGTACGAGGCTTTCCACTGCGAGGGGCTGTGCGAGTTCCCTTTGCGCTCTCACCTGGAGCCCACGAACCATGCAGTCATCCAGACCCTTATGAACTCCATGGACCCCGAGTCCACACCACCCACCTGCTGTGTGCCCACGCGGCTGAGTCCCATCAGCATCCTCTTCATTGACTCTGCCAACAACGTGGTGTATAAGCAGTATGAGGACATGGTCGTGGAGTCGTGTGGCTGCAGGTAG